A part of Vulcanisaeta moutnovskia 768-28 genomic DNA contains:
- the nuoH gene encoding NADH-quinone oxidoreductase subunit NuoH, translating into MKLILSIIGWAISWVSGIISSAIQLLYSIIQYILTRPEVNIPFLWPIINFLNHVPIINIIVHLILWRPIFDLLFAPGLVSVLIAIIYIIWFERKLTAKVQWRIGPLEVSRPIGGFLQPFADLFRYMFQEFVVPMHADKNYFIHAPAIVFMLSTLPVFFIPIGPIQSNGVVNGIYGIYTGYDVLIAIALITLFNIGIILIGWASNDRFTYIGTVREALLYTGYEVVLILSVVAILLVYGTADPFKIVNWQVTHLPGIIANPLAFLAFLIATLMATSRFPFEIPEADTEIVLGPYTEYSGIVYGLVMTMSYEKLYVLNLLMVILFLDGWAGPYIPPLGALSYAIWFGIKTYIVMMIMVFTRSVYGRYRPDQAVKMSWTSLLGLVIVALLLSLVIKIF; encoded by the coding sequence ATGAAGTTAATATTATCAATAATTGGCTGGGCAATCAGTTGGGTATCAGGTATAATTTCATCTGCAATTCAGTTACTTTATTCAATAATCCAATACATACTGACAAGGCCTGAGGTTAATATACCATTCCTATGGCCAATAATTAATTTCCTAAACCACGTACCCATAATAAACATCATAGTACACCTAATACTCTGGAGACCAATATTCGACCTACTCTTCGCACCTGGATTAGTCTCGGTTCTGATAGCTATAATTTATATAATATGGTTCGAGAGAAAGTTAACGGCCAAGGTTCAATGGAGGATTGGGCCGCTCGAGGTTTCAAGGCCCATAGGTGGTTTTCTCCAGCCCTTCGCTGACTTATTCAGGTATATGTTCCAGGAATTTGTGGTACCAATGCATGCAGACAAGAATTACTTTATCCATGCGCCAGCAATTGTATTCATGCTATCCACATTACCTGTGTTTTTTATACCAATTGGACCTATTCAATCTAATGGAGTCGTTAATGGAATTTACGGCATATACACAGGCTATGATGTGCTAATAGCCATAGCCCTAATAACACTATTCAATATAGGGATAATACTAATTGGTTGGGCTAGTAATGATAGGTTCACGTACATAGGCACCGTAAGGGAGGCATTACTGTACACTGGTTATGAGGTGGTCCTAATACTATCAGTGGTGGCAATTCTTCTAGTATATGGAACGGCAGATCCATTCAAGATTGTTAATTGGCAAGTAACACACTTGCCAGGCATAATAGCAAACCCACTGGCTTTCCTTGCCTTCCTAATAGCCACACTCATGGCAACATCAAGATTCCCCTTCGAAATACCTGAAGCCGATACCGAGATAGTACTGGGTCCATACACAGAGTATAGTGGTATTGTGTATGGCTTGGTGATGACAATGAGCTATGAAAAACTATATGTACTAAACCTACTAATGGTCATATTGTTCCTAGATGGTTGGGCGGGACCATACATACCGCCTCTTGGAGCCTTATCATATGCAATATGGTTTGGTATAAAAACATACATTGTAATGATGATAATGGTATTCACGAGATCCGTATACGGCAGGTATAGACCCGATCAAGCCGTAAAGATGAGCTGGACATCACTACTTGGATTAGTAATAGTGGCGCTCCTTCTTTCCCTGGTAATTAAGATTTTCTAA
- a CDS encoding elongation factor 1-beta, producing MAEVYLIYRVTPSKSDVNYEELKNEIKKALEPKYRVDKVDEEDIGFGIKAIRVYIRMPEESEEHSSDEVENILSGIEGIGSIELEYFTRLGF from the coding sequence ATGGCAGAGGTATACCTGATCTATAGGGTTACTCCAAGTAAATCAGATGTTAATTACGAGGAGTTGAAAAATGAAATAAAGAAAGCCCTTGAACCTAAGTATAGGGTTGATAAGGTTGATGAGGAGGACATAGGCTTTGGGATAAAGGCTATTAGGGTCTACATAAGGATGCCCGAGGAGTCAGAAGAGCACTCAAGTGATGAGGTTGAGAACATATTAAGTGGGATAGAAGGAATTGGAAGCATCGAACTTGAGTATTTCACGAGACTTGGTTTCTAA
- a CDS encoding dihydrolipoyl dehydrogenase, with amino-acid sequence MLGKYPVFPPTDQEFEDQPRLGKYDVIVIGGGGGGYHGAFELSKGGLKVLMVDDKGNLGGNCLYEGCIPSKSVYMTIYLMEKIRGILNSVGNKDINAVRVLWENAIDHKDHVQYIRYLQHIREIKEHENVDFVKGIAEVIDANRVRVKAIDGSWTKDVEARQLLIATGSIPIKIPVPGADLTIGSQELFGYKTNYRKIPSDVLIIGGGYIGVEVASVLGSMGIKATIVEMLPRILAGWDNEIVSRIEEKLRSKGVEIFTNSKVVGIKKESGQKIVEFERPDGSKGYVTGSEVIMAVGRKPYVEGLDRLGIVEKGRVEVESSMRTKAPNIYAAGDVLGKYMLYHSAVKESVVAAWNILHGKPIYEINFNSIPMTIFTEPEAAMVGLNEETAKARGINYVTVSYPLEDDAYAQIMGVREGWVKLIIERESQRIIGGVIYGEAASLLINEIALAIAVNARVKDIALLAHQHPTIFESIDRAAIRFAL; translated from the coding sequence GTGCTTGGGAAATACCCAGTATTTCCACCCACCGATCAGGAGTTTGAGGATCAACCAAGGCTAGGTAAGTACGATGTTATTGTGATAGGTGGTGGAGGAGGTGGTTATCACGGTGCCTTTGAATTGAGCAAGGGTGGCCTTAAGGTTTTGATGGTTGATGATAAGGGTAATTTAGGCGGTAATTGTCTTTATGAGGGTTGTATACCATCTAAGTCTGTTTATATGACGATTTACCTAATGGAGAAGATAAGGGGCATACTAAATAGTGTTGGTAATAAGGATATAAATGCTGTTAGGGTTCTTTGGGAGAATGCTATTGATCATAAGGATCATGTTCAGTACATTAGGTATCTACAGCATATTAGGGAGATTAAGGAGCATGAGAATGTGGATTTTGTGAAGGGCATTGCGGAAGTCATTGATGCTAATAGGGTTAGGGTTAAGGCTATTGATGGTTCCTGGACTAAGGATGTTGAGGCAAGGCAGCTATTAATAGCTACAGGATCAATACCAATAAAAATACCAGTACCTGGTGCTGATTTAACGATTGGTAGCCAGGAATTATTCGGCTATAAGACAAATTATAGAAAGATTCCTAGTGATGTCTTGATTATTGGTGGTGGTTATATAGGAGTTGAGGTTGCCTCAGTCCTTGGTTCTATGGGGATTAAGGCCACAATAGTTGAGATGCTACCTAGAATACTGGCTGGTTGGGATAATGAGATTGTATCAAGAATTGAGGAAAAGCTTAGATCTAAGGGAGTTGAAATATTCACTAACTCTAAGGTCGTTGGTATTAAGAAGGAAAGTGGTCAGAAGATTGTTGAATTCGAGAGACCGGATGGTAGTAAGGGTTATGTTACTGGTTCTGAGGTTATAATGGCAGTTGGTAGGAAACCGTATGTCGAGGGCTTGGATAGGCTTGGCATTGTTGAGAAGGGGCGTGTTGAGGTTGAGTCATCAATGAGGACTAAGGCGCCAAACATATACGCCGCAGGCGATGTCTTGGGTAAGTACATGCTTTATCACTCTGCTGTTAAGGAATCCGTAGTCGCTGCATGGAACATACTCCACGGCAAGCCCATTTATGAGATTAACTTCAACTCAATACCAATGACAATATTCACAGAACCTGAGGCTGCAATGGTGGGTTTAAATGAAGAGACTGCCAAGGCCAGGGGTATTAATTACGTAACCGTTTCATACCCACTTGAGGATGATGCGTATGCGCAAATAATGGGTGTTAGGGAGGGTTGGGTCAAGTTGATTATTGAGAGGGAGAGCCAGAGAATTATTGGTGGTGTTATTTATGGCGAGGCAGCCTCATTATTAATTAATGAGATTGCTTTAGCTATTGCTGTTAATGCTAGGGTTAAGGATATAGCCCTACTTGCTCATCAGCATCCAACGATCTTTGAGTCCATTGATAGAGCAGCCATTAGGTTTGCTTTATAA
- the fen gene encoding flap endonuclease-1, giving the protein MGVTELGKLIPDSIRKAVDFMQLSNRIIAMDAYNALYQFLASIRQPDGTPLMDTKGRITSHLSGLLYRTINFLENRIWPVYVFDGKPPEEKTLEIVRRRRVREEAMDKWVKLLEEGKREEARKYAQRALFLTDDMVEDAKKLLVLMGIPVVQAMADGEAQAAVIAKEGKAWAAGSQDYDSLLFGAPRLVRNLAITGRRKLPNKDEYVEIRPEIIELNEILRALKLKDRIQLIDLAVLLGTDLNPDGVPGIGPQRALKLIQEFGSLEKLLQGPLKNAQFPMDPLKIRDYFLNPPYNPNYAIEFRQSDERGIIEFLVHEHDFNEERVRNAIERLRKAMGKRRESTLDSFFG; this is encoded by the coding sequence ATGGGCGTTACTGAACTTGGTAAGTTGATACCTGATAGTATTAGAAAGGCTGTAGATTTCATGCAATTATCAAATAGAATTATTGCGATGGATGCCTATAATGCTCTCTATCAATTCCTCGCATCAATTAGGCAACCCGATGGTACACCCCTCATGGATACTAAGGGAAGAATTACAAGTCACCTAAGTGGTCTCCTATACCGAACAATAAACTTCCTTGAGAATAGAATCTGGCCTGTATATGTATTTGATGGAAAACCACCCGAGGAGAAGACTCTTGAAATTGTAAGAAGGAGAAGAGTTAGAGAAGAGGCTATGGATAAGTGGGTTAAATTGCTTGAGGAAGGTAAGAGAGAGGAGGCAAGAAAATACGCACAAAGGGCCTTATTTCTTACTGATGATATGGTTGAAGACGCGAAGAAACTCCTGGTATTAATGGGAATACCCGTGGTTCAGGCTATGGCTGATGGTGAGGCCCAGGCAGCGGTTATAGCTAAGGAAGGTAAGGCATGGGCCGCTGGTAGTCAGGATTATGATTCATTACTATTTGGAGCACCCAGGCTAGTTAGGAACCTTGCCATAACTGGGCGTAGGAAGTTACCAAATAAGGATGAGTATGTGGAGATCAGGCCTGAAATAATTGAATTGAATGAGATACTTAGGGCATTGAAGCTTAAGGATAGAATACAACTAATAGATTTAGCTGTTCTACTGGGTACAGACCTAAATCCAGATGGTGTGCCTGGTATCGGACCACAAAGAGCCCTTAAGCTAATTCAGGAGTTTGGGAGTCTTGAGAAGTTACTTCAGGGACCACTAAAGAATGCGCAATTCCCAATGGATCCACTAAAGATACGTGACTATTTTCTAAATCCACCATATAACCCAAACTATGCCATAGAATTTAGGCAATCGGACGAGAGAGGAATAATTGAGTTCTTAGTGCATGAACATGACTTCAATGAGGAGAGGGTTAGGAATGCGATAGAGAGGCTTAGGAAGGCTATGGGTAAAAGGAGGGAATCAACCCTGGATTCATTCTTTGGTTAG
- a CDS encoding CDC48 family AAA ATPase: MIEGGHADEWIELVVKEAKQRDAQRPIVRVDPEVMRNYGIEPGMILLIEGKRRTAAKVWYGLPEDEGKGIIRMNAIIRKNTNVEIDQKVRVKKVDAKKASIVKLAPVNMTISVDQNFVQYTKQKLRDYVLMEGDLVQIQVLGQPLTFQVVQAKPNDAPVLIDEDTNLMIYEKPVENINIPRITWEDIGDLKEAKEKIRELVELPLKHPEIFEYLGIEPPKGVLLIGPPGTGKTLLAKAVATETNAYFIAINGPEIVSKYYGESEAKLREIFEEAKKNAPAIIFIDEIDAIAPKREEVTGEVEKRIVAQLLTLMDGLQERGQVIVIGATNRPEAVDPALRRPGRFDREIWINPPDTEGRYEILQVHTRNMPLAKDVDLRKLAEVTYGYTGADIAALAREAAMRALRKALQSGILDVNKEDEEIRKDLEKIKVSMNDFLEAMREIVPSALREIHIEIPKVRWSDIGGLEEVKQELKEAIEWPLKYPERFRKMGIRPPKGILLFGPPGTGKTLLAKAVATESNANFIAVRGPEILSKWFGESERAIREIFKKARMAAPCVIFFDEIDAIAPARGYAEDSPAMDRIVAQLLAEMDGVSRLDNVVVIAATNRPDIVDPALLRPGRFDRIIYVPPPDLRARFEILKIHTKNMPLARDVDLEELAKMTEGYTGADIEILTREAGLLAMREINGAGEVSMKHFIDAMKKIKPSITPEMIKFYEAWYERMKQTLSRERQRAPTLYV; the protein is encoded by the coding sequence ATGATAGAGGGTGGTCATGCTGATGAATGGATTGAATTGGTAGTTAAGGAGGCGAAGCAAAGGGATGCCCAGAGGCCCATTGTTAGGGTTGACCCTGAGGTTATGAGGAATTACGGTATTGAGCCAGGAATGATATTACTCATTGAGGGTAAGAGGAGGACTGCGGCCAAGGTTTGGTACGGACTTCCCGAGGATGAGGGTAAGGGTATCATTAGGATGAATGCCATTATTAGAAAGAACACCAATGTGGAGATTGACCAGAAGGTCAGGGTTAAGAAGGTTGATGCAAAGAAGGCCAGCATTGTTAAGTTAGCGCCCGTTAACATGACGATTAGTGTTGATCAGAACTTCGTTCAATATACTAAGCAGAAGCTTAGGGACTATGTACTGATGGAGGGAGATCTTGTGCAGATCCAGGTTCTTGGTCAACCACTAACATTCCAGGTAGTGCAGGCTAAACCCAATGATGCCCCTGTCCTTATTGATGAGGACACTAACCTAATGATTTACGAAAAACCTGTTGAGAATATAAATATACCAAGGATTACTTGGGAGGATATTGGCGATTTAAAGGAGGCCAAGGAGAAGATTAGAGAGCTTGTGGAGTTACCACTTAAACACCCTGAAATATTTGAGTACCTTGGCATTGAGCCTCCTAAGGGCGTTCTTCTCATAGGACCTCCTGGTACTGGCAAAACCTTACTAGCAAAGGCTGTTGCCACTGAGACTAATGCATATTTCATAGCCATTAATGGTCCTGAGATTGTTTCGAAATATTATGGTGAGTCTGAGGCTAAGTTGAGGGAGATTTTTGAGGAGGCTAAGAAGAATGCTCCTGCTATTATCTTTATTGATGAGATTGATGCCATAGCACCAAAGAGAGAGGAGGTCACGGGCGAGGTCGAGAAAAGAATAGTGGCGCAATTATTGACTCTAATGGATGGTTTGCAGGAGAGAGGCCAGGTAATCGTAATAGGAGCAACCAATAGGCCAGAGGCCGTAGACCCAGCACTAAGAAGACCAGGAAGATTCGACAGGGAAATTTGGATTAATCCGCCAGATACCGAGGGTAGGTACGAAATACTCCAGGTGCATACAAGGAATATGCCCCTTGCTAAGGATGTTGATTTAAGGAAGCTTGCTGAAGTAACCTATGGATATACAGGCGCTGATATTGCTGCATTGGCTAGGGAGGCTGCAATGAGGGCTTTAAGAAAGGCTCTTCAATCGGGTATTTTAGATGTTAATAAGGAGGATGAGGAGATTAGGAAGGATCTTGAGAAGATTAAGGTATCGATGAATGATTTCCTTGAGGCAATGAGGGAGATAGTGCCTAGCGCGCTTAGGGAGATCCACATTGAGATTCCAAAGGTTAGGTGGAGTGACATTGGTGGCCTTGAGGAGGTTAAGCAGGAGCTTAAGGAGGCCATTGAATGGCCATTGAAGTACCCTGAGAGGTTTAGGAAGATGGGAATTAGGCCGCCTAAGGGTATTTTGTTGTTTGGTCCTCCTGGTACTGGTAAGACTTTGTTGGCTAAGGCTGTGGCTACGGAGTCGAATGCGAATTTTATTGCTGTTAGGGGTCCAGAAATACTGAGTAAGTGGTTTGGGGAGAGTGAGAGGGCAATCAGGGAAATATTCAAGAAAGCAAGAATGGCAGCACCATGCGTAATATTCTTCGACGAAATAGACGCAATAGCACCAGCAAGAGGTTATGCAGAGGATTCACCTGCAATGGACAGAATCGTGGCTCAATTACTGGCTGAAATGGATGGTGTGTCGAGGCTTGATAACGTGGTTGTAATAGCAGCAACAAATAGACCTGACATTGTTGACCCAGCGCTGCTAAGGCCAGGACGATTTGATAGGATAATCTATGTACCACCACCTGACTTAAGGGCTAGGTTCGAAATACTTAAGATACATACCAAGAATATGCCGTTGGCAAGGGACGTAGACCTAGAGGAATTGGCTAAAATGACAGAGGGGTATACGGGTGCGGATATTGAAATACTCACTAGGGAAGCCGGTTTATTAGCCATGAGGGAGATTAATGGTGCTGGGGAAGTCTCTATGAAGCATTTCATTGATGCAATGAAGAAGATTAAACCATCAATAACACCTGAAATGATTAAGTTCTATGAGGCTTGGTACGAGAGAATGAAACAGACATTGTCACGTGAGAGACAAAGGGCTCCGACACTTTACGTATAG
- a CDS encoding APC family permease, with the protein MGSSQSQVRLRRALTMTDYFMLSFTGMVGSGWLFAALGASGAMGPASLLSWVIAGIFFIFMIFPFAELGGLFPFSGSLARYNHYSHGTISNYLLAWAYTLGAITTVSVEAVAIIEYASYYVPQFWNSTLGVLTPLGLVVAAALILLFFAIQLIGVNIFGWFNRVVTAWKILIPGLTIILLIALYFHPNYVIGKLPGGFAPYGYSAVFAGMITTGIVWAYEGFRQGLEYAGEGKNPQRDVPLGSILALIAAIILYILLEVAFIGAVNWQAAGVKIGDWQALASSSWQAHPFASEAMATGIPILMGLAVLLLIDAAVSPAGTLAVYVGTSGRNVYGMSRVGYIPEFFSRIHRKFQTPWVALTVATVIGIAFMAPFPTWYAIMSYSTVMTVYGYLQVGITNHALRKIAPDLRRPFNPPAWYIFYPLSFIVASLLIYWSGWSYVNAIIAGVVLGFPLLLLGPYRSEIKLTRAASVVFAVVYWTVSSLLIAGWYLNWFASLGMIGSFVAYWTLITLVQVISLLYLWFRSKHPDIRAAFWVPIYNVLLGIVSYIGSLGPLSTPLIPYPWDYVVAAILSLIVYFIAINLAYETKDLRQVREKGLPIE; encoded by the coding sequence ATGGGTTCGTCACAATCCCAGGTTAGGCTTAGGAGGGCCTTAACCATGACTGACTACTTCATGTTATCGTTCACAGGTATGGTTGGTAGTGGTTGGTTATTCGCTGCACTTGGCGCCTCCGGCGCCATGGGTCCAGCATCACTCCTATCTTGGGTAATAGCAGGTATATTCTTTATATTCATGATATTCCCCTTTGCAGAACTCGGTGGTCTCTTTCCATTCAGTGGCTCCCTGGCTAGGTATAATCATTACAGTCATGGAACAATTAGTAATTACCTACTGGCCTGGGCATACACGCTGGGCGCCATTACTACAGTCAGTGTTGAGGCCGTAGCAATCATTGAGTACGCCAGTTACTACGTACCACAATTCTGGAATTCAACACTAGGCGTATTAACACCACTTGGTCTAGTCGTTGCTGCGGCATTAATACTCCTTTTCTTTGCAATTCAATTAATTGGTGTTAATATTTTTGGCTGGTTTAATAGGGTGGTAACGGCCTGGAAAATACTCATACCTGGCCTAACAATAATACTATTAATCGCCCTATACTTCCACCCAAACTATGTAATTGGTAAGTTACCAGGTGGTTTCGCACCATACGGCTACTCAGCTGTTTTTGCTGGCATGATTACCACAGGCATTGTCTGGGCGTATGAAGGTTTTAGGCAGGGCCTTGAGTATGCTGGTGAGGGTAAGAATCCGCAGAGGGATGTGCCGTTAGGATCAATACTCGCGTTAATAGCTGCTATAATACTTTACATATTACTTGAGGTTGCGTTTATTGGAGCCGTCAATTGGCAAGCAGCTGGTGTGAAGATCGGTGATTGGCAGGCACTTGCATCGAGTAGTTGGCAGGCTCATCCGTTCGCCAGTGAGGCTATGGCAACCGGCATACCAATACTAATGGGTCTTGCTGTATTGCTCCTTATTGATGCTGCTGTATCCCCAGCAGGAACATTAGCCGTTTATGTCGGAACTAGCGGTAGGAATGTATACGGTATGTCCAGGGTTGGTTACATACCAGAGTTCTTCTCACGAATACACAGGAAGTTCCAAACACCCTGGGTAGCTCTCACGGTCGCTACAGTAATAGGTATTGCATTCATGGCACCATTTCCAACATGGTACGCGATAATGTCCTATTCAACGGTAATGACCGTTTATGGTTATTTGCAGGTTGGTATAACCAATCACGCCCTTAGGAAGATAGCCCCTGACCTAAGGAGACCGTTTAACCCACCTGCCTGGTACATATTCTACCCACTTAGTTTCATTGTTGCATCACTGCTTATTTACTGGTCTGGTTGGTCCTACGTTAACGCGATAATAGCAGGCGTTGTGCTTGGATTCCCACTATTGCTTCTCGGTCCGTATAGGTCGGAGATCAAACTTACGCGTGCCGCATCAGTGGTGTTCGCGGTGGTTTACTGGACAGTCTCATCACTATTAATTGCTGGTTGGTACCTGAATTGGTTCGCGAGCCTAGGCATGATTGGTTCATTCGTGGCTTACTGGACATTAATAACCCTGGTTCAAGTAATAAGCTTACTATACCTATGGTTCAGATCTAAGCACCCAGATATTAGGGCTGCCTTCTGGGTGCCAATATACAATGTGTTATTGGGAATAGTATCATACATAGGCTCGCTAGGTCCATTATCAACGCCGTTAATACCATATCCATGGGACTACGTAGTAGCCGCAATACTAAGCCTAATAGTATACTTTATAGCCATAAACCTAGCCTACGAAACAAAGGATCTAAGGCAGGTAAGGGAGAAGGGACTGCCAATAGAATAA
- a CDS encoding APC family permease, translating into MANPPEAGPEVGEKIAVQSDKQLRRALSQWDIAFLVIGAMIGSGWLFGSLGAAATAGPAAILSWLIAGFLMVFIALAYTEIGGMLPKSGGIVRYPQYTHGGFASFIMGWAYFLSATTVAPSEAIAAVTYMSSYLPQLMSNGLLTPLGTLVAAVLVVFFFLLNWYGVHVMGKTNTAVGWWKLIIPSLTFILLMALAMHTVNYTGLAGGFIPYGWSAVFLAIPTTGIAYAYLGFRQGIDYSGEARKATDVVWGTILGYVIVMLIYVMLQLSFVGAVNWSAAKVSPGNWQALSSSVLSSGPFYEIMATSGIAILAGFAVILLIDAIISPSGTGWIYIGTTARTIYGMAADGHLPQAFLKLNRYKVPLWPMITALVLGLLFLLPFPSWFAISSFITTTTVFTYIISGPSLMTLRRTAPNANRPIKLPIASIIGAIATIAAFLIVYWSTFYYLWFATALILSGLPLFYMYTTVNRYGASRIAAIISGLIYWVVLVISTYYLIYVPFAAPTGWPASSPITMLKLEPTHIIDFVTYVIIMIGATVGLTLYVISTSKDREIAMKHVRAGWWVVATIFSAFILSFLGSFSVFQTPIIPFPWDTVIAALVALGLYLYGSYSGILTEDLVVALRELGGV; encoded by the coding sequence ATGGCGAATCCACCTGAGGCTGGGCCTGAGGTTGGTGAAAAGATAGCTGTTCAAAGTGATAAGCAGTTAAGGAGAGCCTTAAGTCAATGGGATATCGCGTTTTTAGTTATCGGTGCAATGATCGGTAGTGGTTGGTTATTTGGTTCGCTTGGTGCAGCGGCCACGGCAGGGCCTGCAGCCATACTATCCTGGTTAATAGCCGGTTTCTTAATGGTTTTCATAGCCCTTGCCTACACTGAAATCGGTGGTATGTTACCTAAGAGTGGTGGTATTGTTAGGTACCCACAATATACACATGGTGGCTTTGCCTCATTCATAATGGGTTGGGCCTACTTCTTAAGCGCAACAACTGTTGCGCCATCTGAGGCTATAGCTGCTGTGACCTACATGTCAAGCTATTTACCGCAGCTAATGTCTAATGGCTTATTAACCCCACTAGGCACCCTGGTGGCTGCCGTTTTAGTAGTGTTCTTCTTCCTGCTTAATTGGTATGGTGTTCATGTTATGGGTAAGACGAATACGGCTGTTGGTTGGTGGAAGCTAATAATACCATCACTGACCTTCATTCTATTGATGGCATTGGCAATGCATACGGTTAATTATACGGGCTTAGCTGGTGGGTTCATACCATATGGCTGGTCTGCTGTTTTTCTGGCAATACCAACCACGGGAATAGCCTATGCCTACCTAGGTTTTAGGCAAGGCATTGACTATAGTGGTGAGGCTAGGAAGGCAACTGATGTTGTTTGGGGTACGATACTTGGTTATGTAATTGTAATGCTCATATACGTAATGCTCCAGTTATCGTTCGTTGGTGCAGTCAATTGGAGTGCGGCTAAGGTTAGTCCAGGTAATTGGCAAGCCCTATCCTCCTCAGTACTCAGTAGTGGTCCATTCTATGAGATAATGGCCACGAGTGGTATAGCAATACTCGCGGGTTTTGCAGTGATACTTCTCATTGATGCCATAATTTCGCCATCAGGCACTGGCTGGATTTACATAGGTACGACGGCGAGGACAATTTACGGCATGGCCGCTGATGGTCACCTACCACAAGCATTCCTGAAACTTAATAGGTATAAGGTTCCACTATGGCCTATGATAACGGCCTTAGTACTTGGATTATTATTCCTGTTACCGTTCCCGAGCTGGTTTGCAATATCATCTTTCATAACAACGACAACAGTATTCACATACATAATAAGCGGTCCATCATTAATGACCCTTAGAAGGACAGCACCAAATGCCAATAGGCCAATTAAGTTACCCATAGCCTCGATTATTGGCGCAATAGCCACGATAGCTGCCTTCCTAATTGTTTATTGGTCTACTTTCTACTACTTATGGTTTGCAACAGCCCTTATACTCTCTGGGTTGCCACTATTCTATATGTATACAACAGTTAATAGATATGGAGCGAGTAGAATTGCGGCAATAATTTCAGGGTTGATATACTGGGTAGTGTTGGTTATATCAACTTACTACTTAATATATGTGCCATTTGCTGCACCAACTGGTTGGCCTGCTTCATCACCGATCACAATGCTAAAGTTGGAGCCTACTCATATAATTGATTTCGTAACTTACGTAATAATAATGATTGGTGCTACGGTCGGATTAACGCTGTACGTTATATCAACGTCTAAGGATCGTGAAATCGCAATGAAGCATGTGAGGGCTGGTTGGTGGGTTGTGGCAACTATATTTTCAGCGTTTATATTATCATTCCTAGGTTCGTTCAGTGTCTTCCAGACGCCAATAATACCATTCCCATGGGACACCGTTATAGCGGCGTTAGTGGCGCTTGGTCTGTACCTCTATGGTTCTTATAGTGGGATTCTTACTGAGGATCTTGTTGTGGCTTTGAGGGAGCTTGGAGGCGTTTAA